From a region of the Procambarus clarkii isolate CNS0578487 chromosome 18, FALCON_Pclarkii_2.0, whole genome shotgun sequence genome:
- the LOC123754554 gene encoding spidroin-1-like — protein MESLLGALFASFDMGTVEQKVLVDTGLKPSSGAVEACGGAAEACGGAAWACGGAAEACGGAAEACGGAAEACGGAAEACGGAAEACGGAAEACGGAAEACGGAAEACGGAVEACGGAAEACGGAAEACGGAAEACGGAAEACGGAVEACGGAAEACGGAAEACGGAAEACGGAVEACGGAAEACGGAAEACGGAAEACGGAVEACGGAAEACGGAAEAYGGAAEACGGSVEACGGAAEACGGAAEACGGAAKAYGGAVEACGGAAEACGGAAEACGGAVEACGGAAKAYGGAVEACGGAAEACGGAAKAYGGAVEACGGAAEACGGAAEACGGAAEACGGAAEACGGAAETCGGAAETCGGAAETCGGTAEGCGGAAEACGGTAEGCGGAAEGYGEHRSQHSGVQRVAGRRYKGQV, from the exons ATGGAGTCCCTCCTTGGTGCCCTGTTTGCTAGTTTTGACATGGGAACCGTCGAACAGAAAGTCCTTGTTGACACAGGCCTCAAGCCGAGT agCGGCGCAGTAGAGGCCTGTGGCGGCGCAGCTGAGGCCTGTGGCGGCGCAGCATGGGCCTGTGGCGGCGCAGCAGAGGCCTGTGGGGGCGCAGCAGAGGCCTGTGGCGGCGCAGCAGAGGCCTGTGGCGGCGCAGCAGAGGCCTGTGGCGGCGCAGCAGAGGCCTGTGGCGGCGCAGCAGAGGCCTGTGGCGGCGCAGCAGAGGCCTGTGGCGGCGCAGCAGAGGCCTGTGGCGGCGCAGTAGAGGCCTGTGGCGGCGCAGCAGAGGCCTGTGGGGGCGCAGCAGAGGCCTGTGGCGGCGCAGCAGAGGCCTGTGGCGGCGCAGCAGAGGCCTGTGGCGGCGCAGTAGAGGCCTGTGGCGGCGCAGCAGAGGCCTGTGGCGGCGCAGCAGAGGCCTGTGGCGGCGCAGCAGAGGCCTGTGGCGGCGCAGTAGAGGCCTGTGGCGGCGCAGCAGAGGCCTGTGGCGGCGCAGCAGAGGCCTGTGGGGGCGCAGCAGAGGCCTGTGGTGGCGCAGTAGAGGCCTGTGGCGGCGCAGCAGAGGCCTGTGGCGGCGCAGCAGAGGCCTATGGGGGCGCAGCAGAGGCCTGTGGCGGCTCAGTAGAGGCCTGTGGCGGCGCAGCAGAGGCCTGTGGGGGCGCAGCAGAGGCCTGTGGCGGCGCAGCAAAGGCCTATGGCGGCGCAGTAGAGGCCTGTGGCGGCGCAGCAGAGGCCTGTGGCGGCGCAGCAGAGGCCTGTGGCGGCGCAGTAGAGGCCTGTGGCGGCGCAGCAAAGGCCTATGGCGGCGCAGTAGAGGCCTGTGGCGGCGCAGCAGAGGCCTGTGGCGGCGCAGCAAAGGCCTATGGCGGCGCAGTAGAGGCCTGTGGCGGCGCAGCAGAGGCCTGTGGCGGCGCAGCAGAGGCCTGTGGCGGCGCAGCAGAGGCCTGTGGCGGCGCAGCAGAGGCCTGTGGGGGCGCAGCAGAGACCTGTGGCGGCGCAGCAGAGACCTGTGGGGGCGCAGCAGAGACCTGTGGCGGCACAGCAGAGGGCTGTGGGGGCGCAGCAGAGGCCTGTGGCGGCACAGCAGAGGGCTGTGGGGGCGCAGCAGAGGGCTATGGGGAGCATCGGTCTCAACATTCCGGCGTGCAGAGAGTGGCTGGTAGACGTTATAAGGGACAAGTGTAA
- the LOC123754555 gene encoding magnetosome-associated protein MamJ-like has protein sequence MSSGAPAGPPSTLSIIIPKVEAVVEAVQEVEAVVEAVQEVEAVVEAVQEVEAVVEAVQEVEAVVEAVQEVEAVVEAVQEVEAVVEAVQEVEAVVEAVQEVEAVVEAVQEVEAVVEAVQEVEAVVEAVQEVEAVVEAVQEVEALVEAVQEVEAVVEAVQEVEAVMEAVQEVEAVMEAVQEVEAVMEAVQEVEAVMEAVQEVEAVVEAINV, from the coding sequence ATGTCAAGCGGAGCACCAGCTGGACCCCCATCAACTCTGTCCATCATCATTCCGAAGGTAGAAGCAGTGGTGGAGGCAGTACAGGAGGTAGAAGCAGTAGTGGAGGCAGTACAGGAGGTAGAAGCAGTGGTGGAGGCAGTACAGGAGGTAGAAGCAGTGGTGGAGGCAGTACAGGAGGTAGAAGCAGTGGTGGAGGCAGTACAGGAGGTAGAAGCAGTGGTGGAGGCAGTACAGGAGGTAGAAGCAGTGGTGGAGGCAGTACAGGAGGTAGAAGCAGTGGTGGAGGCAGTACAGGAGGTAGAAGCAGTGGTGGAGGCAGTACAGGAGGTAGAAGCAGTGGTGGAGGCAGTACAGGAGGTAGAAGCAGTGGTGGAGGCAGTACAGGAGGTAGAAGCAGTGGTGGAGGCAGTACAGGAGGTAGAAGCACTGGTGGAGGCAGTACAGGAGGTAGAAGCAGTGGTGGAGGCAGTACAGGAGGTAGAAGCAGTAATGGAGGCAGTACAGGAGGTAGAAGCAGTAATGGAGGCAGTACAGGAGGTAGAAGCAGTAATGGAGGCAGTACAGGAGGTAGAAGCAGTAATGGAGGCAGTACAGGAGGTAGAAGCAGTGGTGGAGGCAATAAATGTATGA